Within Streptomyces sp. SS1-1, the genomic segment GCGCAGCAGGCCGGAGAGCGACGCCATGGGGCCGGCGTCGGCCGTACGGCCCGGTCGGGCAATTGCGGTCTTCTGCATGGTGACGCGTCCTTTCCTCGGCAGTCGCTCGAAGCTCAGGCTCAAGATCGTCTGCCGATGCGGGATGCGACTCGGGTGAGCCGGAACCAGTAGAAGCCGTGGCCCCCGAGGGTCAGCAGATACGGCAGCTCGCCGATGGCGGGGAAGCGCACGCCGCCGAACAGCTCGACGGGGATGCGTCCGCTGAACTCGCGCAGGTCGAGTTCGGTGGGCTGCGAGAAGCGGGCGAAGTTGTGCACGCACAGCACCAGGTCGTCCTCGTACTCGCGCAGGAAGGCGAGGACGGCCGGGTTGGAGGAGTGCAGCTCGGTGTAGGAGCCGAGTCCGAAGGCGGGGTTCTGCTTGCGGATCTCGATCATGCGCCGGGTCCAGTGCAGCAGCGAGGACGGCGAGGACATGGAGGCCTCGACGTTGGTGACCTGGTAGCCGTAGACCGGGTCCATGATCGTCGGCAGGCAGAGCCGTCCGGGGTCGCAGGTGGAGAAGCCGGCGTTGCGGTCGGGCGTCCACTGCATCGGGGTGCGTACGGCGTCGCGGTCGCCGAGCCAGATGTTGTCGCCCATGCCGATCTCGTCGCCGTAGTACAGGATCGGCGAGCCGGGCAGGGAGAGCAGCAGCGCGGTGAACAGCTCGATGGAGTGACGGTCGTTGTCGAGGAGCGGGGCGAGGCGCCGGCGGATGCCGATGTTGGCGCGCATACGCGGGTCCTTGGCGTACTCGGCCCACATGTAGTCGCGTTCCTCGTCGGTGACCATCTCCAGGGTCAGCTCGTCGTGGTTGCGCAGGAAGATGCCCCACTGGCAGCCGGACGGGATCGCCGGGGTCTTCGCCAGGATCTCGGAGACGGGGTAACGGGACTCGCGGCGCACCGCCATGAAGATGCGGGGCATGACCGGGAAGTGGAATGCCATGTGGCACTCGTCGCCGCCCGAGGAGTAGTCGCCGAAGTAGTCGACGACGTCCTCCGGCCACTGGTTCGCCTCCGCCAGCAGCACCGTGTCGGGGTACATGGCGTCGATCTCGCGGCGCACCCGCTTGAGGAAGGCGTGCGTGGCCGGGAGGTTCTCGCAGTTCGTCCCTTCCTCGGCGTAGAGGTAGGGGACGGCGTCGAGGCGGAAGCCGTCGATGCCGAGGTCGAGCCAGAACTTCAGGGCGGAGAGGATCTCCTCCTGCACGGCCGGGTTCTCGTAGTTGAGGTCGGG encodes:
- the treS gene encoding maltose alpha-D-glucosyltransferase; amino-acid sequence: MTVNEPVLDTFEDTPVKDRDPDWFKRAVFYEVLVRSFQDSNGDGVGDLKGLTTKLDYLQWLGVDCLWLPPFFKSPLRDGGYDVSDYTSVLPEFGNLADFVEFVDAAHQRGMRVIIDFVMNHTSDQHPWFQESRKDPEGPYGDYYMWADDDTAYPDARIIFVDTEASNWTFDPVRKQYYFHRFFSHQPDLNYENPAVQEEILSALKFWLDLGIDGFRLDAVPYLYAEEGTNCENLPATHAFLKRVRREIDAMYPDTVLLAEANQWPEDVVDYFGDYSSGGDECHMAFHFPVMPRIFMAVRRESRYPVSEILAKTPAIPSGCQWGIFLRNHDELTLEMVTDEERDYMWAEYAKDPRMRANIGIRRRLAPLLDNDRHSIELFTALLLSLPGSPILYYGDEIGMGDNIWLGDRDAVRTPMQWTPDRNAGFSTCDPGRLCLPTIMDPVYGYQVTNVEASMSSPSSLLHWTRRMIEIRKQNPAFGLGSYTELHSSNPAVLAFLREYEDDLVLCVHNFARFSQPTELDLREFSGRIPVELFGGVRFPAIGELPYLLTLGGHGFYWFRLTRVASRIGRRS